A genomic stretch from Gemmatimonadaceae bacterium includes:
- a CDS encoding alpha/beta hydrolase, with product MRAEQGAPGTANASWQSRFVSAVIRAYMRPHVLKPIDPLWVRRRMGRQQMPRDVMVRSTGVQVVAAPPSGDWRGGEIVSWPHARSDGPVLLYLHGGGYLAGSPETHRPLVASLVRRLEGAAFVPDYRLAPEHPYPAALDDARAAYGHLLSLGIAPARIVIAGDSAGGGLALALTLALRDTHAPLPAAVVTFSPWTDLAATGRSIEENTDRCAMFAGITIHRAATFYLGASNPRLPYISPLYGEFAGMPPLLVHASEDEVLRDDAVRVAERARAAGVDVELRLWQRVPHVWQFFPAVLPEAAESLTDTVRFITDRVRGG from the coding sequence ATGCGTGCAGAACAGGGTGCTCCCGGCACGGCCAATGCGAGTTGGCAGTCCCGATTCGTCTCGGCGGTGATTCGCGCATACATGCGACCGCATGTGTTGAAGCCGATCGATCCGCTCTGGGTGCGGCGGCGCATGGGGCGACAGCAGATGCCCCGCGATGTCATGGTTCGCTCCACCGGCGTGCAGGTCGTCGCCGCTCCGCCATCGGGCGACTGGCGGGGCGGTGAAATCGTCTCGTGGCCGCACGCCAGGAGTGACGGGCCGGTCCTGCTGTATCTGCACGGCGGTGGCTATCTGGCGGGATCACCGGAAACGCATCGACCGCTGGTCGCGTCGCTGGTGCGACGGCTGGAGGGCGCGGCATTCGTGCCCGACTATCGCCTGGCACCGGAGCATCCGTATCCGGCCGCACTGGATGATGCCCGGGCCGCGTACGGCCACCTCCTGTCGTTGGGCATCGCCCCCGCGCGTATTGTGATTGCCGGGGACTCGGCCGGCGGCGGACTCGCCCTCGCGCTTACGCTGGCGCTGCGCGACACGCACGCGCCCTTGCCGGCCGCCGTGGTCACCTTCAGCCCGTGGACGGATCTCGCCGCGACCGGCCGGTCGATCGAGGAGAACACGGATCGCTGCGCGATGTTTGCCGGCATCACGATTCATCGCGCGGCCACGTTCTATCTCGGCGCATCGAATCCGCGGCTGCCCTACATCTCACCGCTGTACGGCGAGTTTGCGGGCATGCCGCCGCTGCTCGTGCACGCCAGCGAAGATGAAGTCCTGCGCGACGACGCCGTGCGTGTGGCCGAGCGGGCGCGGGCAGCCGGCGTCGACGTCGAACTGCGACTGTGGCAGCGCGTGCCGCACGTGTGGCAGTTCTTCCCGGCGGTCCTTCCCGAAGCGGCGGAATCCCTGACGGACACCGTGCGCTTTATCACGGACCGTGTCAGGGGCGGGTGA